The window GTAAATACAACCTAGTTTTATTGCTGGCTTCCATCTTCTTTTAATATAGTAGaggtttttctttttgcattcttTGTAGCTTCTTTTTCTAAATTCTTTCTTCTCAGTTGTAGATATTTAATTAGGATGGCTAACGTACCAAAGTTGAAAAACACAATGCAATACAGTTATAGTTTCATTTCACAACCATCTCCACAATTTATGAGATGATCAGTGATTTGCAATGACCTTTATTATTAGAGTATGAATTTGCACTATATTGCTATAACCATAATGCACAGTCTTAGTCATGTTTATTGTTGCAGCACATGTGCTAAaaggtccccccccccattctattTACTTCGTTCAGAGCAAGTTCAAATcatttttggggaaaacatgctgAAGTACACTCTCAACTTGTGTCAAGGACAGTATGATTTCCTAGTTCGAATGCCTGAAAATTTGATCGTTCGTATCATGTCATTTCTCAATCTGGAAGATATTGAACAGTTGTCAAAAACCTGCAAAAAGTTTCGGCAGGTAACAACtttcattgttattttaaaataaatttgctgtTTTAAATAATTGTCATAATATATATGATGTGGTACAGAAGTTATAAGTCAACTAATACTATCATGTACAAAAAGCTTTGAAATATATGAAAAAATTAAGAATTAATGCAATGGAAATGAGATATAAACATCACTTTTGATTAAGCAGATAATTTGATTTATTCATTAGAACATAATAAACACTGTAGATATTTATCTTTCAGCTTTGTAACACTGATGAATTTTGGGAAAgaataaaaaaattgcaagataaATTTACTCTTGATCTACAGAGAGCCAATTTTCCAGCTTATGATAAGCAAGTGAATGTTCATCAAAGAAAAAGCTATCTGGCACAGATGCAGAGAAGGCACACCACATTCTTCTAATATGTTGAATTCATATCTTCTTAATAAAGACTGCACTATTCAGACTGCATAACATTACTGGGCATAAATGTTTCATAGCATCTGTGATTTCTgcctatttcttctttattcttcTACTGTATATGCTCAAAATACATCAATTTCTCTTTTCAGATGCCTGTATTATAACTTAGAATTTTCATCCTTTGACTGTATTAGCTTGGAATGCTTGGAGATGTGGTTTCATACAATCTAAAGGCTGCCCAGATAACCTATTGTGTTTAGTTTCCAATTAAATGAGAAATGATTTTCCCAGTTAAATGACTTTTcaagtttcacgatctcgatcttcgcgaaatgctatatcgcgatttttcagaaaatattaattaaaaaatactccactcttctctctctctttcttcctctctctcactctcttccttcctttctcatctctttctttctttccttctctctctttctctatctctccccctcttgctctccctctttttctcactttccctctctcgtgcaccgagcgcgggcaggcgggcaggcaggcagtggacaagcggcgggcggacaagcgaggcggcggacaagcggcgggcaggcaggcggtggacaagcggcgggcggacaagcggcgggcgggcggacaagcgaggcggcggacaagcggcgggcggacaagcggcaggcggacaagcggcaggcgggcggacaagcgaggtggcggacaagcggcgggcggacaagcggcaggcaggtgggcagccaggcagcggacaagcggcgggcggacaagcggcgggcaggcggacaagcgaggcggcggacaagcggtgggcggacaagcggcgggcaggcgggcagccaggcggcggacaagcggcggacaagcggcggccggacaagcgaggcggacaagcgaggcggcggacaagcggcgggtggacaagtggcgggcgcggcagcagcgaggagccgaagatcggggtttcccctttgcgtgggcggcgtggaaaccccgatcttcggctcctcgctgctgcggcgctgccgagcagatcagctgctgggcggcggaaggaaccttccctgggtcttcccaggtgcggaagtaaaaacaccatctgcgcatgcgcggccatggaaaaaagggcgcgcatgcgcagatggtgtttttacttccgcaccactatattgcgaaaaatcgagtatcgcgaggggtcttggaatgtaaccctcgcgatactcgagggatcactgtaattaatatttttttaaaaaaatatatgatcaGTTCTTTAAACAGAAACATTATGTACTAAAGGACAACTCAGCATACAATGGTTGTATCATCTCCCCCAGTTAGAAAAGAGAACAGCTATTCAGAAAACAAGAAATTATATAAACAGCCAATGGATATATCCATTTATCCTATAAATTATTTTCCATACACATTTCTGCACCAAAagttaaaaaaacagaacaagccAATATTTGGATGACTAGATTTCAGTTTAATCTTCCAATGActgaaaatgtattttatttacatttaaaacaaatgGTGATAatacagtaattttaaaaaaat of the Erythrolamprus reginae isolate rEryReg1 chromosome 4, rEryReg1.hap1, whole genome shotgun sequence genome contains:
- the LOC139166894 gene encoding F-box only protein 36-like; amino-acid sequence: MSSLLQEKLCEIQVQSPAPRKDFHYFTITKTEVIWRSWQITYRPNKDKIFPKELKKTHRDFLLDEQLHKQVQIIFGENMLKYTLNLCQGQYDFLVRMPENLIVRIMSFLNLEDIEQLSKTCKKFRQLCNTDEFWERIKKLQDKFTLDLQRANFPAYDKQVNVHQRKSYLAQMQRRHTTFF